TGATGCGTTCAGACCCCCAAGGACAGAGGAGCCTCTGTACTTGGACTCCGCAGTGGAGTGGTTGCTGGGTGGCCTCTCTCACTGGGATGCCGAGCACTTCCTCTTCATTGCTGAGAGAGGATACCTTTATGAGCACAACTTTGCTTTCTTCCCCCTCTTTCCTGTCATCCTCCGAGGGCTGGCTGAGACGCTGCTGTGGCCCTTGAGCAGCTGGCTTAGTGTGCGGGGGCGTTTGCTGGTGGCTGTGGCTCTGGGGAACAGTGCCCTCTTCTTGCTGAGTGTGGTTGCCTTGTATGCGCTCAGTAGGATAGTTCTTCAGGACAGGCGTCTCGCGCTGCTCTCCAGCCTACTGTACTGCATCACACCTGCCAATGTTTTCATGACCGCTGGATACTCAGAGAGCCTGTTTGCTGCACTCACATTTGGTGGTCTGTTCCTCCTGGAGAAAGGATTCACCTTTCGAGCCTGCCTGGCTCTCAGTATAGCCACTGCAGCACGATCTAATGGACTTGTTAACATAGGATTTCTACTCTATCTTCCATCACTGCACGCTATTTCCCAAATACGTGTGTATCGAACAACGACAAAAGGCCACAGTAAAGTCTTCCATTATATCTGGGCCATCATCCGTCTCCTGCTTACCTCTCTCTTGGGAACTGCCATTATTGCCCTTCCCTTTTTTGCTTTCCAGTACTATGGGTATAGGACGTTTTGCACACCATCTGTCTCCTTGGAACGGATCCCCCCTGCTCTTCTGTCGCTGGCTGAACTAAAGGGCTACCGGGTTCCAGATGAAAATGGTCCACCGCCCCTCTGGTGCATGAGACCGCTGCCCCTGCTTTATTCTCATATCCAGGATGTTTATTGGGATGTGGGCTTCCTCCGCTACTTTGAGCTAAAGCAGATACCTAACTTTATTCTGGCTCTACCTATGGCAACCCTCGGCATAATGGCAGCTTATGCATATTTTCAAGCCAATCCAGAACTGTGTCTGAGACTTGGACTTTGGGAGACAGATGCAAATAAACGACTTGACAAAC
The Etheostoma spectabile isolate EspeVRDwgs_2016 chromosome 6, UIUC_Espe_1.0, whole genome shotgun sequence genome window above contains:
- the pigv gene encoding palmitoyltransferase ZDHHC18-A codes for the protein MTMDVRAVLEFATVTRGLSLFLQAVFNAVIPDHDADAFRPPRTEEPLYLDSAVEWLLGGLSHWDAEHFLFIAERGYLYEHNFAFFPLFPVILRGLAETLLWPLSSWLSVRGRLLVAVALGNSALFLLSVVALYALSRIVLQDRRLALLSSLLYCITPANVFMTAGYSESLFAALTFGGLFLLEKGFTFRACLALSIATAARSNGLVNIGFLLYLPSLHAISQIRVYRTTTKGHSKVFHYIWAIIRLLLTSLLGTAIIALPFFAFQYYGYRTFCTPSVSLERIPPALLSLAELKGYRVPDENGPPPLWCMRPLPLLYSHIQDVYWDVGFLRYFELKQIPNFILALPMATLGIMAAYAYFQANPELCLRLGLWETDANKRLDKPTPGLFNPRVFVYVVHSTVLLGFGTLCMHVQVLTRFMASSSPVPFWISAHLLLLNEPLLHRRKTSNPNVQLQTHSRNGCKHTAQNPIIALLPHFKTCSPTTQSILGYFLSYWLLGLALHCNFLPWT